GTTCTGCTTATGCTAAGTCACTTTATGGTtattttgttggagtgaagttgaatTTTGTAGTGGTTAACTTTAATTTGAGAAGAATGTGGAGACCATATGGTATTAAAGATATTTCAGTTAACATATCAGGTTATTATTTTTTTAGATTTGAAACTGAAGAGGGTATGGCTAAAGTTCTTGAATCTGGGCCTTGGTTAGTTGCAAATATTCCATTATTTTTAAAGAAATGGGAACCTGGGTTATGTTTGGAGAAGCCTGAACCTGTTAACATTCCACTCTGGATTTCTCCTATAGATTTACCTATTGAGCTTTGGAATGGGGGTAATATTGGGCAGATTGTGAGTAGAATTGGTAAGCCTATTGCCATGGATAGAGTAACAAAAGAAAGGTGTATAAATCAAACCGGCAGGGCTGGTTATGCAAGAGTGTTGGTTGAAGCAAGTGCTGCTAAGGGTCTTCCTGATACTATTAAGGCTGTGTATCCTTCAGGTGGTGTTTTTTGTTTTTGGGTAAAGGGTTTCACCCAGTGAATATATTGATATAATCAAGTTACAATGAAGCACAAATAGTTATAGGACATGCCCTATAACCTCTCAAATGACCTAGCTTCAACTAAACAAGttgaagcaacaactacaacaaaaacAAAAATTAAGAAATTTTCCAATCTGATTTTAGTCTAAGCACACTAGACGACATCTTCCATTTTAATGACATGAGCTTCATTCTAACCGTCGAGTAAATGACCTCATAAACCTGTTTCGCGGACCGTCTACCTTTCTTGAACAATCGCATGTTCCTCTCTTGCCAAATAAACTAGACAGATGCTCCATAAATCAATTTAATAATAGTTATTCTGGATAATTTTTGAGTCGCAAAAGGACTCAAAAGAAGATAGAAGTCCTTCCAACCATTACCGATAATGGGGAAATCAACATGTTTGGTAGCCATAGACCATACACTAGCAGAAAAACTACATGCGAAGAACAAGTGATCATGGGAATTAGGGACTTGATTACAGAGCGGGCACAACAACACCTCACCGGGACGACATTCCCAACATTTTAGCTTGTCTTGGGTCTTCAACCGTTCGCTGATGAGCAACCATAACACAAAAGCGTGCCTCGGTATACATTGAGAATACCAAACAACATCAAACCAAGGAACATCGGGTGATCTTGTACGGATAAATTCCCACGCTTGCTTCACTGAAAAATCACACAGACTACCATCAGCTCCCATCCATAAGACAATGTCTCGTTCATCGGAGAAATCAGGAGGTGCTAAGTTTGAAAGAACATTGAACCTTTGAACCCAATCACTAGGCCAACGCCAACAACCATCAGCAACTATATCCTTAACGGAATCAGAAATAGCCAAATCTGCTTGAGCAATGTCACGACGCCTAATATGAGAAATTAAAGAACCAGACTCGCACCAAATATCGAACCAGGCAGACGTCCCAACACCATTGGCTATGTTATGCACAAACCTGCTCCGAATATGATCTCGAATACTTAAAATTTTCCGCCAACCCCAACTGGCATTTGTTGGAACACTAACATCCCAAAAGCTACGATCCTTTAGATGATAGACGTAAATCCAACTAACCCATATCTTTCGGGAAAAAATTCTCCAAACAAGGGATGTAAGAAGGGCCACATTCCAATGTTTAAGACGGCGAATCCCCAAACCACCCTCTAATTTCGGACGACAAACATCATCCCATTTGACCTTTGCTTTACCTTTGTTTAAGTCACCTTGGAACCATAGAAATCCCCGCATTAAACCTTCAATCTCTTTAATAATAGTTGCTGGTAAGATAAAAACAGATTGCCAGTATATTTGCATAGCTGAAAGGACCGAACTAATAAGCTGAACGCACCCTGCAAAAGATAGAAATTTATTTTGCCACTTATTGATTCTGATTTTGACCTTGTCCACAAGAATCTTGCAATCGCTATAAAAAAGACTAGATGATATCAAAGGGACTCCCAAGTAGATTACTGGAAGGGTACCCTCTTCAAATGGCAGCAACTCATGAATTTGGTTCCGTGTACTCGTCGTGACATTAGCTAAAAAGACCGTGCTTTTAGGCATACTTGGAACAAGTCCAGACCAAGATTTAAACACATCCAGAGCCGAACTAATCACCTGGATAGAGTGGATATCAGTAGCAGAGAAAATAAATAAATCATCAGCAAAACAAATATTAATAATTTCTTGTTCTTCGCACTTTGGGTGAAACCTGAAACCCTGTTCATTAGCATTACGTCTCAAAAGAAGCGATAACACTTCCATAACCAATGTAAAAAGGTACGAGGCCATCGGATCACCCTGCCTCAGCCCACGCTTTCCTTTAAAATAACCATGTAACTCCCCATTAATGTTAATGGAATAAGACACGGTAGAAACACATTTCATAATCCATCGCACCATGGTTGTATGAAACCCGAAACGAATCAGAGTGGTCTCAAGAAAATTCCAATCAACCGCATCGTACGCCTTTTGGATATCTACTTTAAATGAACACCGAGGGGGACCATAGGGTAAGTGATAATTACAAACTAATTCTTGAGTTAAAAAAATATTATCTGAAATTCTACGACCCGGGATAAACGCGGACTGGTTATCACTTACAATATCATCAATACTATCTTTAATCCGATTAGTAATGATCTTACTAATACACTTGTATATAACATTGCAACAAGAGATGGGCCTATAATTAGTCACCAAACTTGGCGATTGCACCTTCGGTAAAAGAGCAATAACTGTGTGATTTATTTCATTTAAAATCTGCCCATTACGAAAAAATTCTTGCACCGCATCGGTTACCTCGTCACCAACAATATCCCAAGCCGATTTAAAAAACTCGGCAGTGTAACCATCAGGCCCAGGTGATTTATTATTACCAATACCGAAAATAGCATCTTTTACCTCCAACATAGTAACAGGTCTGACCATGTAGTTTGCCTTACCAGGTAGCAATTTCCTCACAAAAATTGACTCAGGGATAGCCGAATTATTAATAGTAGCAGTACCAAGGAAATTGGTATAATGCGAAACAAATATATCATGAATAGCTGCACCAGTAACCATCACTCCTTGCGCATCCATGACGGAGGAAATGCGACTTCGATGTTGTTTTCCTTTAACAATATTGTGAAAAAATGACTATTGTTGTCTCCCACTCTAAGCCATTCGATCTTTGATTTTTGTTTCAAAAATCTTTCCTCTTCAATCACAGCATCATTATATGCCCTTAATAGAGCACCAGCATCATCCCGAATGTCATTGTCGAAAGGATTTTTATCAAGCGCTAATTGAACTGCATCAAGTTCTGCACGGAGTTTGTTAACACGTACATGCAAATTACCTTCTTGCCACATTAATTTTCGAAGTGGTTTTTTTAAGCCATCGTAATTTTTTGACGATTTGAAACATCTTATGGCCCACGACCGCTCTTCGCCAACCTTTAAAAACAATGTCATCAAACCCTTCTTTGTAAACAATAAAGTTACCAAACTTGAACGATCTATGACGAGCAACTTCCGTTGACGGGATACATAAAATAGCTGGGCAATGATCTGACAAACGGTATGGCTGAAATCTAGCAAAGGCATTCCCAAACTTGTCAATAAAAACATTATTCCCCATCACCCGATTGATCTTCTTAAAAATCCCATCAGACGTTTGAGGGCGCTGGTTCCATGTGAAATGCATCCCAAAATGATTAATATCGCTCATTCAAATAGCCACCACACATTCCCGGAACTTCCTCATAGCAATTGTAATGCGAGACCCACCAGCAGTAGATTCATCGAGATCCAGAGCAACATTAAAGTCACCCATGAGTACCCATGGATTATCTCCCACAAAATTCTTATGCATACATAAATCTCTCCATAGATCACGACGAGTTATGTAATAATTGTCTGCATAAACAATGGAAACATAAAACTGAAAATCATCCACATTGGTACGAACATAACAATGAATGACCTGATGTGACATATTCAAAATCATTAAATTAAAGATTTGAGGATTCCACCCAAGAATTATTCGAGTCCCTCCAGAACACACAGATTGATTAGACGACCAACTCCACTGCGGGAAAACATTAGCACATATACCCGTAAGATTTACAATGCCAACATGAGTCTTAAGAACTGCACACACACATAAACTATTGTCTGTTACAATGCGTTGAATCTCTTTTTGTTTCGGGGCGCGATTCAAACCCCGACTATTCCATGTAGCAAAACTAATCATTGGAAACCAACTTCGTAGGAGTGCTTGCCCCTGTATGTTTTGCAGCCATATATTTAGATGTCTCATCTCCATTGTCTTCCTCATCACTGGGCTCATCTATAAGAGCCTTATCTGCTACTGTTTCATCCTTATGCTCTTCATCCTCTTCCACTCTATTTAACACATCATATGCATTGGAAGTCTGGATCTTAACAGGAGTGTCGTTCTTAGATGAAGCTTCTGGACGATACTCCATTCGTTGATTCTGCTTACCCACAACAAACCCCTTTTGAGAGGTAACCACTTTATGTTGCTTATTTCCCACTGTTTCAAAACCATCAGCATCAATAACTCTAGTAGTCTCATTAGTGACCACCAATTTAGGACATTTAGAATCCTTGTGGCCAAAAACAGAACATGTTGCACACCACGGGGGCTTCCACTCGTATTCGACTCTCAAGTTGCAAACCGACTTACTCTTTCCATCAGAACTAAGAATTGCCATACGTAAGTTCTCCTTTAACTCCTTCTCAGCTGAGATCTCAACCATAGCTCGTGCAAAATTTGGTCTACCCCCATGACTCAAGACACATAGTACTTGTGTACGAATCCAACATCCTGGGAGTCCCAATTTTTGATGCAATAATGCTTAATCTAGTGTCAGTAAATCCAGCAAGAGGAATATCATGAACCTTTACCCAAACTGGAACTCGAGAAACCTCCTCTTTAGTTAACGTTATGTCCGGTGACCATACATTAAGTATAATAGGGATCGATCGAATAATCCATGGGCCGCTTTCCAACACTCCTTTCATCCCTTCTGACGATGAAAACTTGAAGAAGAAAAAACCTTTAGCGTTCATCATTAGTTTTTCCAACCCAAACTTTCTCCACACATTAGTAACATAATTCTTTACAATTGGGTACGCAATCCTTTTGCCCAAGAAGTAACCATAAAGTGTATTATGATAACGATCTTGAACCTCTAGTACCGATTCTAAAGGTAGCTCAATGTCCACATCCTCTTCCAGATTGGAAGGAGGCTCAATAAAACGAAAGTTAACCTTGCTACCATGTTGAGAATTAACAGCTTTAAGATAAGAATTACCCTTTGGTGTTTCATCCTGAGCATCCACCTTCTCCACATTATTTTTAGCCTTCTCTTTTGCACACCCAGAGTTACCACCCAACGGAGGAAAATCATATTCCAACTTGCTGGATTTACCATTCGCTTCCTTATCAGACCAAGAGTTTACAGAGTGAACACTTACCTTATCCGAATCACCATATAAATTATCGGGAATAGAAACAAGAGCAGGTTGATCTTCATGGCTGCTAATAACAAGATCAGACTGCACTATCGGATCTTTAACCACAGTCTCTACATCTTCCAGACCAGACTTCTTATTTGCAACCGGTGATTTGAATGACGTAGCATCGCTCTTCATAGAGTTCGAAGAATCATTCGATCCAATAGTTCTACTGCGAAGAACCATAGTTTGCGTACTAGGATTAGGTTTTTTGTTAATCTTTCCCCCCAAGTTCTTGCCCATCAATAGACGAGAAAAGAACCAGAATAGCAGATGTGTCAATGAAACTAAATCATGCAAACAGAATCGATCGTGCAGAAATCTAAGAAATAGATCGTGCAAACATAATAGCAGGGTTTTTTGTTTtttgtcaaaaaaataaaaataaataacaattcATTCCCTTCAGGTGGTGTTAACACTGGCAAAATTGTTACATTAAAGGTGGGTT
This genomic window from Rutidosis leptorrhynchoides isolate AG116_Rl617_1_P2 chromosome 2, CSIRO_AGI_Rlap_v1, whole genome shotgun sequence contains:
- the LOC139890452 gene encoding uncharacterized protein, encoding MSDINHFGMHFTWNQRPQTSDGIFKKINRVMGNNVFIDKFGNAFARFQPYRLSDHCPAILCIPSTEVARHRSFKFGNFIVYKEGFDDIVFKELDAVQLALDKNPFDNDIRDDAGALLRAYNDAVIEEERFLKQKSKIEWLRVGDNNSHFFTILLKENNIEVAFPPSWMRKE